AGTTAATAGCTAACCACCACGCTTCAGCGCCGTTTCTACCTGCTGTAACTCCTTCTCTAGACGATTTTTGAGTTTTTCGGGTACAGGACGATTTGGGTAAGAACTGTAGTGTCCAGCTAGGGAATTGAGGGCTGTTCGTATGGTTGTAAAGGAACCAAGACCAGAAACAGAGTTAACTCGCTGGTAGCGAGCGGAAAAGTCATTAATTTTTTGACGCGCTTCTGCTTGAACTGCTGCTTTGTCTGGCGAATCTTGTGAAAGATCCAAAGCTTGTCTCATAATATTGACCACAGCCAAGGTGTCTTGACGATAATCCCCAGTTAAACTATCTGGACTACCAGAACAACCCATTAAGCCGATAGATACAACCAAAACCAGCGCAAGCAAACGCGACCAATAGCGTTTCATATGCATTAAGTAAAAGAATACGTAAATCAAAGTCCATCCTATCTTGGATTGGTAACTTGGGGATCAATTAAGTGAGGAGTGGGGAATATGGGAGTAAGCAGAGGGCTGTTTCATTGCATAAAAAGCGCTCATTTACAAGCATCTTGGGCAAAAAATCAGATTATTAAAAAATCTAATTGGATAATTATCATCGCGATATCTTCTCTGCGAAGTTATGGAATTAGAAGTTGATCGGATTTAATCAAGTAGCTTTTTCTACCTCAATCTTTGCAATTTAAGTATCGTAATACATATCATCAGCCATAAAAAACCGACTCCATAACCTGCAATTATGTCTGTGGGCCAATGAACTCCTAAAATATAAGCGGCTGATACCAATAGCAGCAATTAAAATAACTGTCAAACTATAAATAATTTTGGCAGAATTAGGATAGTGATTTGCCAATTCGTGAGCAATAAAACCATAAAGCACCATAGAACCTAGTGCATGACCGCTAGGAAAACTAAAAGATTTTTCAGAAATCAACTGATGCCATAATTCTGGGCGAGGTTTAGAAAAAAACAACTTTAGCCCTGTATTTAAAATTAACCCTCCCAAACAAGCAAGTACAAAAACTTTCGCTTCTTCTTGGTAACGTCGCCACCAAAAGTGTTGAATGTTAAGAAAAATTCGATAAAAACATCCCAAAATATGTTAAATTTTGGGCGGAAGATTAAAGTATATCTATTTGATAGTGATTATAAATTCATTTCCCAAGATTGTCAAAGATATCTTGAGAGGACTGCCAAAAAACGATTATCCAGTATTGAACAGTCGTCTGTTATTTGAGGGAAAAGTTATCTTATGCTATGGATAACAGCTTAACAAGTATGCGAGATTTGTTTAACAGATTAAACAACACAGGATTTGAGGTAGATATTTCTACTTTCTCTAAAGCAAACTTACATCAAAGTCAAAAACCTTTTCCGGAAATTTACCAAAAATTAAATGAATTAGTACAGAAGAAAGTTCAAAAAAAGTTACACGATAAATATGCAATTTGTCCAATAGATTCAACAATTATTACTCTCACAAGTAAATTGTTATGGGTATTAGGACACCATCAAGTAAAACTTTTCAGTTCCCTAAATCTAGCTACTGGAAGTCCATCAGATAACTTCATCAATTTTGGGCATGACCATGATTATAAATTTGGTTCTAAAATGATGTCTAGTTTACCAACAAATGCTTTTGGAGTAATGGATAGAGGCTTTACAGGATTAAAATTTATCCAAGAATTAGTACAAGAAAATAAATACTTTATCTTGCAGATTAAAAACAATTGGAAACTAGAATTTGAGGATGCAAGTGGATTAATCAAAGTAGGTGCATCTGATGATACTCAAGCCTATAGAGTCATTAATTTTTGTGATGTATAAACTAAAACTGAATTTCGCTTAGTTACTAATTTACCAGAGTCAGGAGATGCAGCTGTTCATGATGATGAAATTAAGGACATTTATCGATTACGTTGGGGAGTTGAATTGTTATGGAAGTTTTTAAAGATGCACTTAAAACTTGACAAATTAATTACTAAGAACGTTAATGGTATCACTATACAAATTTACGTTATTTTGATAGCTTATCTAATTTTACAGATATTATCTATCCCACAACAATGGGGACATACGCTATTAGATAAATTCCGCTATTTGCAATCTTGTATGTGTCAGAAAATCAGTTATGTTAATTGGTTTGAGGAGATGATGTTATGTTGACTATTTGAGGCTTTTTAGAGTTAGTGTAACTAAATATGTAAAGTTTTGTATTAGGATTCAACATTTCTGGAACTGATCTCGATGAAAAATTTATCGCACTCAAAAATTTTCATCTGTGTTTAATCATTGGGCAAATTCATGTACTACAACTGAGTAACATAAATACTCTACAGCGTTATATAAAGTTTGATAGCTAGAAAAGGTCGGAAAAAGTCGGGTCTTTTTGGTAGATTTACGTAAAGTTTTGCGAAAAAATCAAGTTGCTCGTGGGAATATTGTAGTTAAGCTGTATTACTACGGAAATAAATGACGGTTGAAGAAACGATCGCACTTGTTGAGCAATTATTAGAACGAGGACGCTTAACGAGAACGCAAGAGATTGTATTTCGCTACGCCTGGGAAGGGAAAACTTACCTAGAAATGGCGCGAGAAGTCAAATATGACTACGGTCACATCAAAGACGTTGGTTCGCAACTATGGCGATCGCTTTCTCAAGCTTTAAATGAAAAAGTTACCAAGAATAACCTGCATAGAGTCCTGAAGGGAGCTACACAGCAGCAGAATGGTGTAAACATCTCCCCAAGATTAAACCTCCAACCCTTGAGCGATCGCACCGATTGGGGAGAAGCGATCGACGTTTCCCGCTTTTATGGACGTACCACTGAATTAGAAACCTTAAGTCAATGGATTGTTGGCGATGCCTGCGGCGGTAAACAACGCACTCGTCTAATAACTTTACTGGGGATGGGTGGTATTGGTAAAACCAGCCTTGCAGTTAAGGTTGCAGAAAATAACCAAGATGCCTTTGAATATATTTTTTGGCGTTCTCTACGCAATGCACCGCCAATACAAAATATTTTGTTAGACCTAATTAAATTTTTATCTAATCAGCAAGAAGTAAATTTACCCGACACCGATGAAGCTCAACTAGCGTTGCTAATGAAATATTTAAGTTCATCACGGTGTTTGCTGATCTTAGATAACGTTGAAACAATTCTCGCTAGTGGTGTAAATGCCGGCAATTATCGAGAAGGGTATGAAAGTTACGGACAGCTATTTCGGTATATTGCCCAAGTATCTCATCAAAGTTGCTTGTTACTAACTAGCCGTGAAAAACTGAAAGGGTTAGCATTGAATGAAGGAGAAAATTTACCAATTCGTTCTTTACAAGTTACAGGATTAAGCGAATTAGAGATACACGAAATTTTTATAGACAAAGGTTTTTCTGCTTCGCCAGAACATGAGCAGTTATTAACAGAAATTTATAGCGGCAATCCCTTAGCTTTAAAGATAGTTGCAAATACAACCCAAGAATTATTTGCTGGAAACGTGTTCCAATTCTTAGAGTGTGATACCTCTGTTTTTGGAGATGTCTGGGAACTTCTAGACCAACAGTGTCAACGTTTATCTCCTTTAGAACGGCAGGTGATGTGCTGGTTAGCAATTAATCGAGAAGCCGTTTCTTTAGCTGAATTGCAGAAGGATATTATACCACATATATCGACACGAGAACTCATTGAATCACTAGAGTCTTTAAAAGGAAGGTCACTAATTGAAACAAGTCATCATATTGCTAACCATAGCGTAGCTTTTACTCAACAACCTGTTGTCATGGAATACACAACAGAAAAAATAGTTACTGCTGCATTGAATGAAATTACTACAAATAGCATTGCGATTCTTAACTCTTATGCCCTGATGAAAGCAACTGCTAAAGATTATATTCGGGAATCACAGGTATGTTTGTTATTAAAACCATTAGTTGCTCAACTATTTGCACATTTTGAAACTAAAAATAGACTAGAAAAATATCTTTATCAAGTTATTACGAACTTACAAAATCATCCTCCCATTAAACCAGGATATGCGGGAGGAAATCTTCTAAATATACTCTGCCATATCTCAGCAAATTTAAAAAATGCCGATTTTTCAAACCTCACTGTTTGGCAGGCATATCTGAAAAATCTGAATTTAAATCATATTAACTTCCATAATGCTGATTTATCAACGTCGGTTTTTACCGAAACCTTTGACAGTATTTTGGCAGTAGCATTTAGTCCCAATGGAAAAATTTTAGCGGCTGGTGGTGTAGCGGGTGAGGTGCAATTATGGCAAGTAGCTGACGGAAAACCACTTTTGAGATGGAAAGCACATTCCTCTTGGATTATTTCACTAGCTTTTAGTCCCAATGGTCAAATACTAGCGACTGGTAGCGACGATCAAAGTGTAAAATTATGGGATGCTAACATAGGTATTTGCTTAGAAACCTTTCAAGGACATACAAGTTGGGTCTTTGATGTAGCATTCGCTCCCCAACGCTGCGCCAATAGTCCAGATAGCCAGACACTTGCTAGCATCG
This Nostoc sp. C052 DNA region includes the following protein-coding sequences:
- a CDS encoding NB-ARC domain-containing protein, yielding MTVEETIALVEQLLERGRLTRTQEIVFRYAWEGKTYLEMAREVKYDYGHIKDVGSQLWRSLSQALNEKVTKNNLHRVLKGATQQQNGVNISPRLNLQPLSDRTDWGEAIDVSRFYGRTTELETLSQWIVGDACGGKQRTRLITLLGMGGIGKTSLAVKVAENNQDAFEYIFWRSLRNAPPIQNILLDLIKFLSNQQEVNLPDTDEAQLALLMKYLSSSRCLLILDNVETILASGVNAGNYREGYESYGQLFRYIAQVSHQSCLLLTSREKLKGLALNEGENLPIRSLQVTGLSELEIHEIFIDKGFSASPEHEQLLTEIYSGNPLALKIVANTTQELFAGNVFQFLECDTSVFGDVWELLDQQCQRLSPLERQVMCWLAINREAVSLAELQKDIIPHISTRELIESLESLKGRSLIETSHHIANHSVAFTQQPVVMEYTTEKIVTAALNEITTNSIAILNSYALMKATAKDYIRESQVCLLLKPLVAQLFAHFETKNRLEKYLYQVITNLQNHPPIKPGYAGGNLLNILCHISANLKNADFSNLTVWQAYLKNLNLNHINFHNADLSTSVFTETFDSILAVAFSPNGKILAAGGVAGEVQLWQVADGKPLLRWKAHSSWIISLAFSPNGQILATGSDDQSVKLWDANIGICLETFQGHTSWVFDVAFAPQRCANSPDSQTLASIGDEHTINLWDVRQGKLLRTFIGHSTQPHSIAFSPDGQMLVSSANDSTIRLWSVPTGELLKTFPGQSNFVQAVTFSPDGTTIASVGDDYIIQLWSVRTGELLNTFIKGHVSFVQSIAFNPDGKTLATASHDKTIKLWDVAAGICKKVLQGHTSQAWAIAFNPDGKIIASSSQDHTVKLWNTATGECIRTFKGYTNAFRLIAFSPNGKTLVSGSGDCQVRLWDIQTGICLKTLSGHTSLVVSVAFSPNGKTLASGSTLVKLWDSSTGECLLTLHGHSNWVWSVNFSPDGKTLLTGSADRTLKLWNVQTGECLKTLQGHTDWVWCTVFSPNGQTLASTSGDYTAKIWDINTGVCLITLKGHRNGVWSIAFSPDGKIAATASDDRTIKLWDLTIDNSDRLPSGVCIKTLEGHTSGVYFVVFSPDGSQLATASDDQTVRIWDVNTGECLKVLTGHSNRVWSVKFSPDGEILASASHDETIKLWNVRTGECYKTLQAPRPYEGMNIAGVRGLTEAQKASLRMLGAVEVDCKMKLLENSL
- the psb27 gene encoding photosystem II protein Psb27, translated to MHMKRYWSRLLALVLVVSIGLMGCSGSPDSLTGDYRQDTLAVVNIMRQALDLSQDSPDKAAVQAEARQKINDFSARYQRVNSVSGLGSFTTIRTALNSLAGHYSSYPNRPVPEKLKNRLEKELQQVETALKRGG